One window from the genome of Paramisgurnus dabryanus chromosome 24, PD_genome_1.1, whole genome shotgun sequence encodes:
- the dynlt2b gene encoding dynein light chain Tctex-type protein 2B, whose product METEASTYLIRPKHKFKAGVAKEFMREILREGLTGVQYNPDEIPTLTRSLAESIKKKLKGVGFERYKIIVQVVIGEQRGEGVKMAARCLWDADTDSYAQEIYMNDSLFCVAVAFGVYYY is encoded by the exons ATGGAGACTGAAGCGAGCACTTATCTCATCAGACCGAAACACAA GTTCAAGGCAGGGGTGGCAAAAGAGTTTATGAGAGAAATCCTAAGAGAAGGGCTTACTGGAGTCCAGTATAATCCAGATGAGATTCCCACACTGACAAGATCTTTAGCAGAATCTATCAAAAAGAAACTCAAAG GTGTGGGCTTTGAAAGATACAAGATCATTGTGCAGGTGGTTATTGGAGAGCAACGTGGAGAGGGTGTCAA GATGGCTGCACGCTGTTTGTGGGATGCAGACACAGACAGCTATGCTCAAGAGATATACATGAAT GACAGCTTGTTTTGTGTGGCGGTTGCTTTTGGTGTCTATTATTACTGA